In a single window of the Streptomyces sp. NBC_00094 genome:
- a CDS encoding GPP34 family phosphoprotein translates to MGRSRRTIPEELLLLALDPTTGTTAQPQSLDLGLAGAQLVELALAGRIAPDGDRIAVVMPRPTGDPTLDSALELLRRRGSPVRAVHWIGGPRLGLRQTYLSHLERCGMVHAVEGQMCGVLPTTRYQATDTAISREIKARLDSAIRTGVPPDPRTAALAALAHAVGLGKHLYPGNEGRSSRSRLRDLIRHDPMGGLVAHAVMDVQNGAAAQPRRAPAAGVPAQPRGTMARAAAH, encoded by the coding sequence ATGGGCAGGAGCCGCAGAACTATTCCGGAGGAGCTTCTGTTGCTCGCTCTGGACCCGACCACGGGTACCACAGCGCAGCCGCAGTCGCTCGACCTCGGCCTGGCCGGAGCACAGCTAGTGGAGCTGGCTCTGGCAGGACGGATAGCCCCAGACGGGGATCGTATCGCCGTGGTGATGCCACGGCCGACCGGAGATCCGACCTTGGACTCCGCACTGGAGCTGTTGCGCAGGCGCGGCAGCCCGGTTCGGGCCGTCCACTGGATCGGCGGACCCCGACTGGGGCTCCGTCAGACGTATCTCTCGCATCTGGAGCGATGCGGCATGGTGCATGCCGTGGAGGGCCAGATGTGCGGGGTGTTGCCGACGACTCGCTACCAGGCGACGGACACGGCGATCAGCAGGGAGATCAAAGCCCGGCTGGACAGTGCGATCCGCACCGGCGTACCGCCGGACCCGCGGACCGCGGCGCTTGCCGCGCTGGCCCACGCGGTCGGACTCGGGAAGCACCTCTACCCCGGCAACGAAGGACGGTCGTCGCGGTCCCGGCTGCGCGACCTGATCCGGCACGACCCGATGGGCGGCCTCGTGGCACACGCCGTGATGGACGTCCAGAACGGTGCGGCGGCACAGCCGCGCCGTGCGCCCGCAGCGGGCGTACCGGCGCAGCCTCGCGGCACCATGGCCCGTGCGGCGGCTCACTGA
- a CDS encoding helix-turn-helix transcriptional regulator, producing MASNVNPTVRRRRLGQELRKLREAKNMTAEQVAERLLVSQSKISRLENGRRSISQRDVRDLCGVYEVEDERMVDSLMQMAKDSRQQGWWHAFGDIPYSVYIGLETDAESLRMYESQIIPGLLQTPAYAEAVISGAMPESTPTDIDKRVTVRTRRQERIRDEERPLRLWAVIDEGALHRIVGSRQLMVQQLEHLIEQSHLPHVTVQVIPFEMGAHPGISGQYSILEFPDTSDSSVVYIEGVTSDLYLEKAQDVGKYSVMYEHLRAQALNVEQTREFIAKMAKKHAQG from the coding sequence GTGGCGTCCAACGTCAACCCCACCGTCAGGCGACGCCGACTGGGACAGGAGCTGCGCAAGCTCCGCGAGGCGAAGAACATGACGGCCGAGCAGGTCGCCGAGCGCCTCCTCGTCTCCCAGTCCAAGATCAGCCGGCTGGAGAACGGCCGTCGCTCCATCAGCCAGCGCGATGTGCGCGACCTGTGCGGGGTGTACGAGGTCGAGGACGAGCGCATGGTCGACTCCCTCATGCAGATGGCCAAGGACTCGCGCCAGCAAGGCTGGTGGCACGCCTTCGGCGACATCCCGTACAGCGTCTACATCGGCCTGGAGACGGACGCCGAGAGCCTGCGGATGTATGAGTCGCAGATCATCCCCGGACTGCTCCAGACCCCCGCGTACGCGGAGGCCGTGATCTCCGGCGCGATGCCGGAGTCGACACCGACGGACATCGACAAGCGCGTCACCGTCCGCACCCGCCGCCAGGAGCGCATCCGGGACGAGGAACGCCCGCTGCGCCTGTGGGCCGTCATCGACGAGGGCGCCCTGCACCGGATCGTCGGCAGCAGGCAGCTCATGGTGCAGCAGCTGGAGCACCTCATCGAGCAGTCGCACCTCCCGCACGTCACCGTGCAGGTGATCCCCTTCGAGATGGGCGCGCATCCCGGGATCAGCGGCCAGTACTCGATCCTGGAGTTCCCGGACACATCCGACTCCAGCGTCGTCTACATCGAGGGCGTGACCAGCGACCTCTACCTGGAGAAGGCCCAGGACGTCGGCAAGTACAGCGTCATGTACGAGCACCTCAGGGCGCAGGCGCTGAACGTCGAGCAGACGCGGGAGTTCATCGCGAAGATGGCGAAGAAGCACGCCCAGGGCTGA
- a CDS encoding DUF397 domain-containing protein, producing the protein MAIFQGATDTWTKSSYSGGNGACVEVKSPVVAAIAVRDSKAPEGPSLSFGPGSWNAFVGQVSNGAL; encoded by the coding sequence ATGGCGATTTTTCAGGGTGCAACGGACACGTGGACGAAGTCTTCGTACTCCGGCGGCAACGGCGCCTGCGTCGAAGTGAAGTCCCCCGTCGTGGCCGCCATCGCGGTGCGTGACTCCAAGGCCCCCGAGGGCCCGTCCCTCTCTTTCGGACCGGGATCGTGGAACGCCTTCGTCGGCCAGGTGAGCAACGGGGCCCTCTGA
- a CDS encoding SDR family oxidoreductase, whose translation MLLQGKTVVVSGVGAGLGHRIAETVVRDGGNAVLGARTEANLVKSAAEIDPEGRRTAYRVTDITDEEQCAALAALAVERFGGVDAVVHVAAWDSYFGGLEDADFATWQAVLDVNLLGTLRMTRACLPALKERGGSVVLIGTQSAIAAPSQVRQAAYAASKGALTSAMYSLAHELGPHRIRVNTVLPGWMWGPPVQAYVSFAAHTEGVPEAEVLARLTERMALPELATDGDVAEAAAFLASDRARAITGQSLLVNAGELMR comes from the coding sequence ATGCTGCTCCAGGGGAAGACGGTCGTCGTGTCGGGTGTCGGGGCCGGGCTCGGTCACCGGATCGCCGAGACGGTGGTGCGGGACGGGGGGAACGCGGTCCTCGGCGCCCGTACCGAGGCGAACCTCGTCAAGTCCGCCGCGGAGATCGACCCGGAGGGGCGCCGTACCGCGTACCGGGTCACGGACATCACCGACGAGGAGCAGTGCGCGGCGCTCGCGGCGCTCGCCGTCGAGCGGTTCGGCGGGGTCGACGCCGTCGTCCATGTCGCCGCCTGGGACTCCTACTTCGGGGGCCTGGAGGACGCCGACTTCGCGACGTGGCAGGCGGTCCTGGACGTGAATCTGCTCGGTACGCTGCGGATGACCCGGGCCTGCCTGCCGGCGCTCAAGGAGCGCGGCGGCTCGGTGGTCCTGATCGGTACGCAGTCGGCGATCGCCGCCCCCTCGCAGGTGCGGCAGGCGGCGTACGCGGCCTCGAAGGGGGCGCTGACCTCGGCGATGTACTCGCTCGCGCACGAGCTGGGGCCGCACCGGATCCGGGTCAACACCGTGCTGCCGGGGTGGATGTGGGGGCCGCCGGTGCAGGCGTACGTCTCGTTCGCCGCGCACACCGAGGGGGTGCCGGAGGCCGAGGTGCTGGCCCGGCTCACCGAGCGGATGGCGCTGCCGGAGCTGGCGACGGACGGGGACGTGGCGGAGGCCGCGGCCTTCCTCGCCTCGGACCGGGCACGGGCGATCACGGGCCAGTCGCTGCTGGTCAACGCCGGGGAGCTGATGCGCTGA
- a CDS encoding sodium:solute symporter family protein, whose translation MNSLDWAVLIGYFGVMVAIGVWSHKRVDTVSDFFTAGGRMPWWLSGISHHMSGYSAVMFTGYAGIAYTYGVTSYVTWSFPIAIGIAIGAHLFAPRLNRLRSRLRVASPLEYLKDRYNLPTQQALAWSGVLLKIVDVGAKWAAIATLLSVFTGISLNQGILITGVVTGIYCTVGGLWADALTELGQFVIQLLAGIAMLVAVLGKLGGFSALWTVWDRPELQGHTAPTAGPYTLTFLLAYLFIKTFEYSGGMWNQAQRYMATPSAREATRSGRLSAVLWFVWPLVLFFPMWVAPLLVDPQKPDGSDAYALMTEQLLPHGLLGLVVVGFFSHTMAMCSSDANAIAAVFTRDIAPVLSKAARSWTQRAGLLAARWSTIAFLALSMAVATQVNSPTFKDIITVVIKWVAGLMGPIAIPFMLGLLKTFRKSGPTAALVSWAAGLFVFWLTNYGLDGIELQIQIVSPLATSLVLYVLIGLVRPEDTPERDALLHRIGTDPDGDGDGDGSDGVASVPAQGGGERTADQPLG comes from the coding sequence ATGAACAGTCTCGACTGGGCCGTGCTCATCGGCTACTTCGGCGTGATGGTCGCGATCGGCGTCTGGTCCCACAAGCGCGTGGACACCGTCTCCGACTTCTTCACCGCCGGCGGCCGGATGCCCTGGTGGCTCTCCGGCATCTCCCACCACATGTCGGGCTACAGCGCCGTGATGTTCACCGGCTACGCGGGCATCGCCTACACCTACGGCGTCACCTCCTACGTCACCTGGTCCTTCCCCATCGCCATCGGCATCGCGATCGGCGCCCACCTCTTCGCGCCCCGCCTCAACCGGCTCCGCTCCCGCCTCCGGGTCGCCTCCCCGCTCGAATACCTCAAGGACCGCTACAACCTCCCCACCCAGCAGGCCCTGGCCTGGTCGGGCGTCCTCCTGAAGATCGTCGACGTCGGCGCCAAGTGGGCCGCCATCGCCACCCTCCTCTCCGTCTTCACCGGCATCTCCCTCAACCAGGGCATCCTCATCACCGGCGTCGTCACCGGGATCTACTGCACGGTCGGCGGACTCTGGGCCGACGCGCTCACCGAACTCGGCCAGTTCGTCATCCAGCTCCTCGCCGGCATCGCGATGCTCGTCGCCGTCCTCGGCAAGCTCGGCGGGTTCAGCGCGCTGTGGACCGTGTGGGACCGCCCCGAGCTCCAGGGGCACACCGCGCCGACGGCCGGCCCGTACACGCTGACCTTCCTGCTCGCGTACCTCTTCATCAAGACCTTCGAGTACAGCGGCGGCATGTGGAACCAGGCCCAGCGCTACATGGCCACGCCTTCCGCCCGCGAGGCCACCCGCTCCGGGCGGCTCTCCGCCGTCCTCTGGTTCGTCTGGCCGCTCGTCCTCTTCTTCCCGATGTGGGTCGCGCCGCTGCTCGTCGACCCGCAGAAGCCCGACGGCTCCGACGCGTACGCCCTCATGACCGAACAGCTCCTGCCCCACGGCCTCCTCGGCCTGGTCGTCGTCGGTTTCTTCTCGCACACCATGGCCATGTGCTCCTCCGACGCCAACGCCATCGCGGCCGTCTTCACCCGGGACATCGCCCCCGTCCTCAGCAAGGCCGCGCGGAGCTGGACGCAGCGGGCCGGGCTGCTCGCCGCGCGCTGGTCGACGATCGCCTTCCTCGCCCTGTCGATGGCGGTCGCCACCCAGGTCAACTCCCCCACCTTCAAGGACATCATCACCGTCGTCATCAAGTGGGTGGCCGGTCTGATGGGCCCGATCGCCATCCCGTTCATGCTGGGCCTGCTGAAGACCTTCCGGAAGTCGGGGCCGACGGCGGCCCTCGTCTCCTGGGCGGCCGGGCTCTTCGTCTTCTGGCTCACCAACTACGGCCTCGACGGCATCGAGCTCCAGATCCAGATCGTCTCGCCGCTCGCCACCTCCCTCGTCCTGTACGTCCTCATCGGCCTCGTCAGGCCGGAGGACACCCCGGAGCGGGACGCGCTCCTGCACCGGATCGGCACGGACCCGGACGGGGACGGGGACGGGGACGGGAGCGACGGCGTCGCCTCCGTACCCGCGCAGGGCGGCGGCGAACGAACCGCCGATCAGCCCCTCGGGTAG
- a CDS encoding ADP-ribosylglycohydrolase family protein, whose product MATTAAAVWGRAEQQDFRARVRGCLLGGAVGDALGAGADGLTLAELRETHGPDGLTEPAPAFGRRGAVTAATQMSLFTVDGLIRAQVRRDTGAWHPPTDVHRAHLRWAATQRDWGPDERRKDNGWLAREEWLYTRRNPPRACLTGFGDDLLGTLDKPKNPGAADAGALVRSAPFGLLVGWEPQLVCQLAVECAAQTHGAPEATLAAGALAVTVHGLARGGSVEAAVARALEHLAERPGHEPVTEALTAALGAVREGAPDAERVAALGADEDGAEGQLAAAVYCALVGEDVRHGLRLAVNHDGPSSVTGALTGALLGALHGETALPPAWLAELEGRATVLELADDFSMEMTQGAALHSATEASPGWLTRYPRG is encoded by the coding sequence GTGGCCACGACAGCCGCAGCCGTGTGGGGCCGTGCCGAACAGCAGGACTTCCGGGCCCGCGTACGGGGCTGTCTCCTCGGCGGAGCCGTCGGCGACGCGCTCGGGGCGGGGGCCGACGGACTCACCCTCGCGGAGCTCCGGGAGACCCACGGACCCGACGGCCTGACCGAACCCGCACCCGCGTTCGGGCGCCGCGGAGCCGTCACCGCCGCCACCCAGATGAGCCTGTTCACCGTCGACGGACTGATCCGCGCCCAGGTGCGCCGCGACACCGGCGCCTGGCACCCGCCCACCGACGTCCACCGGGCGCACCTCCGCTGGGCCGCCACCCAGCGCGACTGGGGCCCCGACGAGCGCCGCAAGGACAACGGCTGGCTCGCCCGCGAGGAGTGGCTCTACACCCGCCGCAACCCGCCCCGCGCCTGCCTCACCGGCTTCGGCGACGACCTCCTCGGCACCCTCGACAAGCCCAAGAACCCCGGGGCCGCCGACGCCGGCGCGCTCGTCCGCTCGGCCCCCTTCGGGCTGCTCGTCGGCTGGGAGCCGCAGCTCGTCTGCCAGCTCGCGGTGGAGTGCGCGGCGCAGACGCACGGCGCCCCCGAGGCCACCCTGGCGGCGGGGGCCCTCGCGGTCACGGTGCACGGGCTCGCGCGCGGCGGCTCCGTCGAGGCGGCGGTGGCCCGCGCCCTGGAGCACCTCGCGGAGCGCCCGGGCCACGAGCCGGTCACCGAGGCCCTCACCGCGGCCCTCGGAGCCGTACGGGAGGGGGCGCCGGACGCGGAGCGCGTGGCGGCCCTCGGGGCGGACGAGGACGGGGCCGAGGGGCAGTTGGCGGCGGCCGTCTACTGTGCCCTGGTCGGCGAGGACGTCCGGCACGGGCTGCGGCTCGCCGTGAACCACGACGGGCCCTCGTCGGTCACCGGGGCGCTCACCGGCGCGCTGCTCGGCGCCCTGCACGGCGAGACGGCCCTCCCGCCGGCCTGGCTGGCCGAACTGGAGGGCCGTGCGACGGTCCTGGAACTGGCGGACGACTTCTCGATGGAGATGACCCAGGGGGCCGCCCTGCACTCGGCCACGGAGGCCTCACCGGGCTGGCTGACGCGCTACCCGAGGGGCTGA
- a CDS encoding tyrosine-protein phosphatase, translating into MNLVTRVKTVSTAALAAALLVGITAPAASAHPHSRSDHRIPFTAATVTENAGGTYTVTWSAPGARGVAIRTDGRTVARGGATGSVTVSGLAAADRRWFDLVPERGAPLHLADRLIRLQGTVNFRDAGGYRTRDGRWVKMGEVYRSDSLEKLTDADLATLKRLGVRTVFDLRMESERTTAPDRVPVGATHVVADVLAGAGTFTSMPKSPAEAEAMMVEGNRFMVSGDTARTAYTAVYDGIADDDRRGVLFHCTAGKDRTGWSNAALLTALGVPEETVMADYLASNAYRATANEAILSHLPAQQAAVYKPLLDVRPAYLNASFAEVEEEYGSFRAYLRKGLGIDQQELKELKKDLLVG; encoded by the coding sequence ATGAACCTCGTGACACGAGTCAAGACCGTCTCGACCGCGGCCCTCGCCGCCGCGCTGCTCGTCGGCATCACCGCGCCCGCCGCCTCCGCGCACCCGCACTCCCGGTCGGACCACCGGATCCCCTTCACCGCCGCGACCGTCACCGAGAACGCCGGCGGCACCTACACCGTCACGTGGTCCGCCCCCGGCGCCCGCGGCGTCGCGATCCGCACCGACGGCCGCACGGTCGCCCGCGGCGGCGCCACCGGCTCGGTCACCGTCTCCGGCCTGGCCGCCGCCGACCGCCGCTGGTTCGACCTCGTCCCCGAGCGCGGCGCCCCGCTGCACCTCGCCGACCGGCTGATACGCCTCCAGGGCACGGTCAACTTCCGTGACGCGGGCGGCTACCGGACCCGCGACGGCCGGTGGGTGAAGATGGGCGAGGTCTACCGCTCCGACTCCCTGGAGAAGCTCACCGACGCCGACCTCGCCACGCTGAAGCGCCTCGGCGTCCGCACCGTCTTCGACCTGCGCATGGAGTCCGAGCGGACCACCGCCCCCGACCGCGTCCCGGTCGGCGCCACGCACGTCGTCGCCGACGTCCTCGCCGGCGCCGGCACCTTCACGTCGATGCCGAAGAGCCCCGCCGAGGCCGAGGCGATGATGGTCGAGGGCAATCGCTTCATGGTGAGCGGCGACACCGCCCGTACCGCCTACACCGCCGTCTACGACGGCATCGCCGACGACGACCGCCGGGGCGTCCTCTTCCACTGCACCGCCGGAAAGGACCGCACGGGCTGGTCGAACGCGGCTCTGCTCACCGCCCTCGGCGTCCCCGAGGAGACGGTCATGGCGGACTACCTCGCCAGCAACGCCTACCGGGCCACCGCCAACGAGGCGATCCTCTCCCACCTCCCGGCCCAGCAGGCCGCCGTCTACAAGCCGCTGCTCGACGTCCGTCCCGCGTACCTCAACGCGAGCTTCGCCGAGGTCGAGGAGGAGTACGGCTCCTTCCGCGCGTACCTGCGGAAGGGCCTCGGCATCGACCAGCAGGAGCTCAAGGAGCTGAAGAAGGACCTGCTGGTCGGCTGA